The Sphingomonas sanguinis nucleotide sequence ACTTCGACTTCGCTCAGTGCGAACGGAGGGTGGGACTGGGGTGCGCGCGGAGGCGCGGAGGACGCAGAAATCGGTTTGGGGCGGCGGCAGCCGTGCTCCCTATATTTGATAAAGAAACATTCGTTGTCACGGGGCATGCCGCCTTCGCGCTCTATATGAATCCCCGTTCGCACTGAGCGAAGTCGAAGTGCACGCCCTGAGCGTGCGGCGAGGCAATCCCGTGGCCTTCGACTTCGCTCAGGCGGAACGGAGGGAGGGGATGGGTGGCCGTCAGAGCTGCCGCGCTTCCTCGACCAGCATCACCGGCACGCCGTCACGAATCGGATAGGCGAGACCAGCCGCCTCCGACACCAGCTCCTGCGCCGCTTCGTCATAACGCAACGGCGTCCGCGTGACCGGGCACACCAGCCGTTCGAGCAACCATGGGTCCAGGCTCATTGCAGCGTCCCCCGATCCTCGCCGTCATGGCGTCCGAAAAATTGCATCAACTGGATGATGAGCTCGGCGCGCTGCTCCAGATCGGGCGCCTCCAGCAGCGCCTGTTTGGCCGCCACGTCGAAGGGCGCGATCTGGGCGATGCCGTTGACCAGGCTTTCATCGTCCAGCCGCCCGACCGCGTCCCAGTCGACCGCATAGCCCTGAAGATCGGCGAAACGCTTCGATTCCTGCTCCAGCGAGGCGCGGCGGCCGAGCGACAGCAAATCCTCGTCGATCACCGGCAGCAGCTCGGCCTCGACCTGGCGGAAGGGCGTCGTCACCTCCAGCTCGCGGACGATGCGGAACAGCGAGACGCCCTCCAGCACGATATTGTAGCGGCCATCCTCCATCGCCTCGACCTCGGCGATGCGGCCGACACAACCCATCTGGTAGAGCGATGGCGTGTCACCATCGCCCGAAGGCTGGACCATGCCGATCCGCCGGTCGCGCGCCATCGCGTCGGAGACGAGCGCCCGGTAGCGCGGCTCGAAGATGTGCAGCGGCATCGGCATCCCCGGAAAGAGGATCGCACCCGCCAGCGGAAAGATCGAGAGCCGCGCCATCTCGCGTTACCCGAACAGGATGGCGGACAGCCGCCGCCGCTGCTGCGACACCCAGGGGTCGGTCATGCCGACGACCTCGAACAGCTTGAGCAACTGCTGGCGCGCGGCATCCTCGTTCCAGCTGCGGTCGGCGGCAACGATATGGAGCAGATTGTCCGCCGCCCCGTCGCGGTCGCCCGCCGCCATCTGCGCGTTCGCCAGCGCGAACCGCTTTTCGTGATCCTCGGGGTTGGCCGCGACCTCATCCGCCAGACCGGCATAGTCCGCTGCCGGAGGAGCCGAACGCGCCAGCGCGATGGCAGCAATGGCCCGGTGAATGGCGGGGTCCTTCGCCAGAGCCTCGGGAAGCGCCTCTGCGGCCGCCTCGGCCTCGACAACCTGACCCGCCGCGAGCAGCGCGCGGATATGCCCCGACAGCACGGCGGGATGCTCCGGCGCCATGTCTAGCAGCTGCTGGAAGATCGACAGCGCGCGCTCGGCGTCGCCGGCCTCCAGCACTTCCTCGCCCATCGCGATCAGCGGTTCCAGCTCGGCCGCCGCGTCCGCCGCCTCCGACTGGATCGGCAATTGCTTGAGCAGCTGGTCCAGCATCGTGCGCAGCGCGCTTTCGGTACGCGCGCTGGTCAGGTCGGCGACCAGCTGGCCCTGGAACATCGCATAGACGGTCGGGATCGAGCGAATCTGGAATTGGTTAGCGATGAACTGGTTCTTGTCGGTGTCGATCTTTGCCAGCACGACGCCCTTGTCGGCGTAAGCCTCGGCGACCTTCTCCAGCGTCGGGCCCAGCGCCTTGCACGGCCCGCACCATTCCGCCCAGAAGTCCAGGATGACCAGCTTGGTCATCGACGGCTCGACGACATCGCGGCGGAATGCGGTAACGGCTTCCTTGTCGGCGGGCGACATTCCCAACGTGGCCAAAAGACGCTCCTTTACGTGTTGCTCGACCCTATGTGGGCGAGCGGGTACGGGATTGGAAGGTGGCGGCGTAAATCAGCCGTTCAGCCGCGCGATTGTCCGCTCGCGCCCGATCAGCGGCAGCAGCGCGGCCATGTCCGGCCCCTGCGCCCGGCCGGTCAAGGCGAGTCGCAGCGGCAGGAACAGCGTCTTGCCCTTGCGCCCCGTCGCGTCCTTGAGTGCAGCGGTCAGCGCGTGCCAGGGGTCACCCGCCCAGTCGATCTGGGCGACGACCTCGGCCGCCTGCGCCAGATAGGCGCGGTCGTCCTCGGCAGGCTCGGGCGCGTCGACCGGTCCCTCGATCACCTGCCACCAGTCGGCGGCTTCGGCGACGGTGTTGAGATTGGGGCGCACCGCCTCCCACTCCGCCACACCCATCCCGGTCGGCAGCCGGTCGGCGACCGCCTCATACGGCGTCTGGTGGAGGATGCGCGCGTTCAACTGCGCCAGTTCCGTCTCGTCGAACCGCGCGGGCGCGCGACCGAAGCGCGTGAAATCGAACCCGGCGATCAGCGGGGCCATGTCGGCGACCGGCTCGACTGGATCGCTGGTCCCGATCCGCGCCAGCAGCGCGCGCACCGCCTGCGGCTCGATGCCGATCTCGCGAAAGTGATCGACGCCCAGCGAGCCGAGTCGCTTGGACAGCTTGCCCTCATTGCCGGTCAGCAACGCGGCATGGGCGAAGCGCGGCAGCTCGGCCCCCAACGCCTGGAACATCTGAATCTGGAGAGCGGTGTTGGAGACGTGGTCTTCGCCCCGCACCACCTGAGTCACGCCCATGTCGATATCGTCGATGACGGAAGGCAGCATATAGAGCCACGTCCCGTCGGCGCGGCGGATCACCGGATCGCTCATCGTCGCGGGGTCGAAGCGCTGGGGGCCGCGCACGGCGTCATCCCATTCGATCGGGGCGCCGTGGTCGAGCTTGAACCGCCAATGCGGGCGAACGCCTTCGCTCTCCAGCTTGGCGCGGTCTTCTTGCGAAAGCGACAGCGCAGCGCGGTCGTACACCGGCGGCAGGCCGCGCCCGAGCTGAATCTTGCGCTTCAGGTCCAGTTCCTGCGCCGTCTCATAGGCGGGGTACACATGGCCGCCCGCGACCAGTTCGGTAAAGCGCGCCTCGTACAAGGCGAAACGCTGCGACTGCCGCACCTCGGCATCGGGGATCAGGCCCAGCCAGGCCAAATCCGCCCGGATCGCCTCGACATAGCGTTCCTCGCTCCGCTCGGCGTCGGTGTCGTCGATGCGCAGCAGGAAGCGCCCTCCGGCCTTTTGCGCGTACATCCAGTTGTGCAGCGCGGTGCGGATATTGCCGACATGCAGCCGCCCGGTGGGCGAGGGAGCGAAACGGGTCACGGTCATGGTGCTCGCCCATAATCGGGGAATCACCTTTGCGCTATTGTGACAGCGCGATTAAAGGGGCCGCGACTACGGGCTGTCTGCGGGGACGGGGTACGACCATGAAATTGATGACCGGCAATTCGAACCTGCCGCTGGCGAAGGCGATTTCCTCCTATCTGGAGGTGCCGCTGACGGAGGCGCTGGTGCGCCGCTTCGCCGATGAGGAAATCTTCGTCGAGATTCAGGAAAACGTCCGCGGCGAGGACGTGTTCGTGATCCAGTCGACCGGCTATCCGGTCAACGACAACCTCATGGAATTGCTCATCATGATCGACGCGCTGAAGCGCGCGTCGGCCAGCCGCATCACCGCGGTCATCCCATATTTCGGCTATGCACGCCAGGACCGTAAGCCCGGCCCGCGCACGCCGATCTCGGCCAAGCTGGTCGCCAACCTGATCACCGTCGCGGGCGCCGATCGCGTGCTGTCGGTCGACCTCCATGCCGGTCAGATCCAGGGATTTTTCGATATCCCGACCGACAATCTTTATGCCGCGCCGGTCATGTCGGCGGACATTCTGGCGCGCTTCAAGAACGACAATCTGATGGTCGTCTCGCCCGATGTCGGCGGCGTCGTCCGTGCGCGCCAGCTTGCCAAGCGGCTCAACAACGCGCCGCTCGCCATCGTCGACAAGCGCCGCGAGCGCGCGGGCGAGTCGGAGGTGATGAACATCATCGGTGACGTGGAAGGCCGCTTCTGCATCCTGATCGACGATATCGTCGACTCGGCGGGTACGCTGTGCAACGCGGCCGCCGCTCTGCGCCAGGCGGGGGCGGAAGACGTCGTCGCCTATGTCACCCACGGCGTGCTGTCGGGCGGCGCGGTGGCGCGAGTCGATGGATCGGAACTGCGCGAGCTGGTCATCACCGACTCGATCGGCAATCACGAGTCGATCAACACCACCGGCAAGATCCGCCACCTGCCCATCGCCCCGCTGCTCGGCGAGGCGATCAAGCGCATCGCGGACGAGACGAGCGTGTCTAGCCTGTTCGATTGAGGATGGGCGGGGGCCGTTGGCGATCATCGTCGCCCGCCCCCGTCACCTGCTCAGCTAAGCGATTCCCGTAGCCTTCGACTCCGCTCAGGCTGAACGGAGGTTGAGGCTAACCATACGCTCCGTTCGCACTGAGCGAAGTCGAAGCGCACGGGATACGCTCACGACAGGAAAAAACTCAGCGATTCCCCAACGCGACGATATGCTCGAACACCGCCGGGTGGAGCGGCTTGGAAAAGGCGCAGCCATATTTGAACCGGTCGCGCCAAGCGATCACCGCCTCCAGCGGGGCGAGGCCCGGCAGCGTCAGCCAGACGATCGTGCCCGGCCATAGCGTGAAGCTGGTTTCGGCGCGAAAACCCTCGGGCGACAGGTCGACCACGTCGATCTCGAACCGGGTCTGTCCCTTGTCGCGCAGATGCGCGCGCATTCGCACCGCATGGCGAAGCGACTGGCGAAGCTCCTGACCAGGAACGGGCTCGAAAGGCGGCGTGAAGACCGGTTTTTCCATGACGTTCCCCTCTTCGCTGAACAAGGTTATTTTTCCGTCAACAGGGCATCCTGCCGTTCGCCCCCGACACGCTCAGGAGCACCCGCAGGCCGACGCACGCCCGCCCGTGCGCGCTTCTTCAATTCCGCCTTCAGATCCTCGGGCCGCGGCGCGACCAGAAAGCCGAAGCTGACCGTGCCTTCCTTCGTCTCGACGACATGGTGCAGCCGGTGCGCCTGGATGATCCGCTTCATATAATCGGACTTGGGTAGATAGCGGGTCGGAAGACGCTTATGGACGATGATGTCGTGAAAGCCGAAATAGATCGCGCCATAGGCGGCGATTCCCGCCCCGATCCAAGTAAAGCCCAGCCACCAGCCCAGCTGCACCCCGCCGAGGATCATTACGAAGGACGGAACCGCGAAGATCGCCGCATAGAGATCGTTCAATTCCCAGTTGCCGGTGCGTGGCCGATGATGGCTCTCATGCAGGAACCAGCCCGGCCCGTGCATGATCCATCGGTGCGCCGCATAGGCGAACCCCTCCATGAAGATCACGGTGCCGAGAAACAGAAGGATGCCGAGAGCCCAGTTCATCGGGTGACCATAACGCATTTGCGATAAATTTGCTTCCTATTCCGTCGGTCACGTCCGGGGACCGCCCCGACCACCCGTAAAACGCATTTGCGATGCAATTGCATTAACGCCGTTTCGGGGTGGATTTGTCCGTCAGCCTGTGCTTTAGCCACACCCAATTTCCCTAGAACCACCCGAGAGGCGGAAGGCTAGCGCATGAACATCCACGAATATCAGGCCAAGGAATTGCTCGCCAAGTTCGGCGTGCCCGTCCCCGCCGGCTTCGCCGCGATGACCGTCGAGGAGGCCGTCGAGGCATCGTCCAAGCTCCCCGGACCGCTCTACGTCGTCAAGGCGCAGATCCATGCGGGCGGCCGCGGCAAGGGCAAGTTCAAGGAACTCGGCCCCGACGCCAAGGGCGGTGTCCGCCTGGCCAAGACTGCCGACGAAGTCCGCGCTGCCGCCACCGACATGCTGGGCAACACGCTGGTCACCATCCAGACCGGCGAAGCGGGCAAGCAGGTCAACCGCCTGTACGTGACCGACGGCGTCGACATCGCGAAGGAATTCTACCTCGCGCTGCTCGTCAACCGCGCGACCGGTCGCGTCTCGATGGTCGCCTCGACCGAAGGCGGCATGGACATCGAAACCGTGGCGCATGACACGCCGGAGAAGATCCACTCGATCGACATCGACACTGCGACCGGCTTCATGCCGCATCACGGCCGCGCCGTCGCCGCCGCGCTGGAGCTGACCGGCGACCTCGCCAAGCAGGCCGCCAATGTCGCGTCGAAGCTGTACGCCGCGTTCCTGGGCACCGATGCCGAGCAGATCGAGATCAACCCGCTCGCCGTCACCGAGGACGGCAAGCTCATGGTGCTCGATGCCAAGGTCGGCTTCGACGGCAACGCCATGTTCCGTCACAAGGACCTGATGGAACTGCGCGACACCACCGAAGAAGACGCGATGGAGCTGGAGGCGTCGAAGTACGACCTGGCGTACATCAAGCTCGACGGCGACATCGGCTGCATGGTCAACGGCGCCGGCCTCGCCATGGCGACGATGGACATCATCAAGCTGAACGGCATGTTCCCGGCCAACTTCCTCGACGTCGGCGGCGGCGCCAACAAGGAGAAGGTGACGGCGGCGTTCAAGATCATCCTGAGCGATCCCGCCGTGAAGGGCATCCTGGTCAACATCTTCGGCGGCATCATGCGCTGCGACATCATCGCCGACGGCATCGTCGCGGCGGCGAAGGAAGTGAACCTGCAGGTTCCGCTGGTCGTCCGCCTCGAGGGCACGAATGTCGAGAAGGGCAAGGAAATCCTCGCCAATTCGGGTCTCGCCATCGTCCCCGCCAACGATCTGGGCGACGCCGCCAAGAAGATCGTCGCCGAGGTTCAGAAGGTCGCC carries:
- the sucC gene encoding ADP-forming succinate--CoA ligase subunit beta gives rise to the protein MNIHEYQAKELLAKFGVPVPAGFAAMTVEEAVEASSKLPGPLYVVKAQIHAGGRGKGKFKELGPDAKGGVRLAKTADEVRAAATDMLGNTLVTIQTGEAGKQVNRLYVTDGVDIAKEFYLALLVNRATGRVSMVASTEGGMDIETVAHDTPEKIHSIDIDTATGFMPHHGRAVAAALELTGDLAKQAANVASKLYAAFLGTDAEQIEINPLAVTEDGKLMVLDAKVGFDGNAMFRHKDLMELRDTTEEDAMELEASKYDLAYIKLDGDIGCMVNGAGLAMATMDIIKLNGMFPANFLDVGGGANKEKVTAAFKIILSDPAVKGILVNIFGGIMRCDIIADGIVAAAKEVNLQVPLVVRLEGTNVEKGKEILANSGLAIVPANDLGDAAKKIVAEVQKVA
- a CDS encoding tetratricopeptide repeat protein, with translation MSPADKEAVTAFRRDVVEPSMTKLVILDFWAEWCGPCKALGPTLEKVAEAYADKGVVLAKIDTDKNQFIANQFQIRSIPTVYAMFQGQLVADLTSARTESALRTMLDQLLKQLPIQSEAADAAAELEPLIAMGEEVLEAGDAERALSIFQQLLDMAPEHPAVLSGHIRALLAAGQVVEAEAAAEALPEALAKDPAIHRAIAAIALARSAPPAADYAGLADEVAANPEDHEKRFALANAQMAAGDRDGAADNLLHIVAADRSWNEDAARQQLLKLFEVVGMTDPWVSQQRRRLSAILFG
- the gltX gene encoding glutamate--tRNA ligase, producing MTVTRFAPSPTGRLHVGNIRTALHNWMYAQKAGGRFLLRIDDTDAERSEERYVEAIRADLAWLGLIPDAEVRQSQRFALYEARFTELVAGGHVYPAYETAQELDLKRKIQLGRGLPPVYDRAALSLSQEDRAKLESEGVRPHWRFKLDHGAPIEWDDAVRGPQRFDPATMSDPVIRRADGTWLYMLPSVIDDIDMGVTQVVRGEDHVSNTALQIQMFQALGAELPRFAHAALLTGNEGKLSKRLGSLGVDHFREIGIEPQAVRALLARIGTSDPVEPVADMAPLIAGFDFTRFGRAPARFDETELAQLNARILHQTPYEAVADRLPTGMGVAEWEAVRPNLNTVAEAADWWQVIEGPVDAPEPAEDDRAYLAQAAEVVAQIDWAGDPWHALTAALKDATGRKGKTLFLPLRLALTGRAQGPDMAALLPLIGRERTIARLNG
- a CDS encoding Trm112 family protein yields the protein MSLDPWLLERLVCPVTRTPLRYDEAAQELVSEAAGLAYPIRDGVPVMLVEEARQL
- a CDS encoding LON peptidase substrate-binding domain-containing protein; this encodes MARLSIFPLAGAILFPGMPMPLHIFEPRYRALVSDAMARDRRIGMVQPSGDGDTPSLYQMGCVGRIAEVEAMEDGRYNIVLEGVSLFRIVRELEVTTPFRQVEAELLPVIDEDLLSLGRRASLEQESKRFADLQGYAVDWDAVGRLDDESLVNGIAQIAPFDVAAKQALLEAPDLEQRAELIIQLMQFFGRHDGEDRGTLQ
- a CDS encoding PilZ domain-containing protein, yielding MEKPVFTPPFEPVPGQELRQSLRHAVRMRAHLRDKGQTRFEIDVVDLSPEGFRAETSFTLWPGTIVWLTLPGLAPLEAVIAWRDRFKYGCAFSKPLHPAVFEHIVALGNR
- a CDS encoding ribose-phosphate pyrophosphokinase encodes the protein MKLMTGNSNLPLAKAISSYLEVPLTEALVRRFADEEIFVEIQENVRGEDVFVIQSTGYPVNDNLMELLIMIDALKRASASRITAVIPYFGYARQDRKPGPRTPISAKLVANLITVAGADRVLSVDLHAGQIQGFFDIPTDNLYAAPVMSADILARFKNDNLMVVSPDVGGVVRARQLAKRLNNAPLAIVDKRRERAGESEVMNIIGDVEGRFCILIDDIVDSAGTLCNAAAALRQAGAEDVVAYVTHGVLSGGAVARVDGSELRELVITDSIGNHESINTTGKIRHLPIAPLLGEAIKRIADETSVSSLFD
- a CDS encoding sterol desaturase family protein, coding for MNWALGILLFLGTVIFMEGFAYAAHRWIMHGPGWFLHESHHRPRTGNWELNDLYAAIFAVPSFVMILGGVQLGWWLGFTWIGAGIAAYGAIYFGFHDIIVHKRLPTRYLPKSDYMKRIIQAHRLHHVVETKEGTVSFGFLVAPRPEDLKAELKKRARAGVRRPAGAPERVGGERQDALLTEK